The genomic region CAGAACTATGAAAATTTTAATACCTTCTCGAACTATTGCGGTTGCCACCGATTTTTTTGGCTTGTTATGAGACAAGCCTACAAATAGAGATTCCATTCTCGTGGGACAAAAACCTACATTCATAACAAATTGTTAGATGCATACAAATTATTATTGCTAATTTCACAAATGATCCAAAACTCAACAATACTTTAAGATAGTATGCATGCTCTAATAATACACAAACATGTGCGGCTCTAATAAAAACAATTGTAGCATGCAAACATGACTTGATAATACACCAGACCAATCAAACATAAGACAAACATCATCCTATTAGTTTGTTAGCTGAACATGCAACTCTTACCATGGGTCTAATTTGTTAGGACCTCTTTGTAGACGATGTTCTTGGTATATGTCCCACAATCTACGGTGGGGGTTTTCTTTACACCCTTCCTTGACTTTTTCCTCCCATCTACAGCTGGGATGACAAGAATCTTTATGTTCGATCGGGCCGTCGCTCTAGATAGAGCAACATATAGTtggccatgagagaacactggttcaggcaagtatacaccaacattgggaatagtctgaccctgtgctttgttaaccgtcattgcaaagctaagccgtacaggaaactgctttcttttgaactggaaagggaacatctcttCATCGGAGGGACACAACGGTATACGTGGTAGGAAAATCCGTTTTCCAACGTGTTGACCCAGTACAATCTCTGCGTCAATGCTATTTCTTTGGAAGCCACGAACGACCAGCCTGgtgccattgcaaagtccattTGCAGGGTCTATATTCCGGAGCAATATAACAGGACATCCAATCTTGAGCTTCAAAACATGAGGTGGTAGCCCATTAGGCGTCAATGTGTTTAGGAACTCGGGTGGGTAGTAGTTGTGGGGATCATCCATGGCGCTATCGAAACTATGATACACCATATGCTCCCCTTGAAAACGATCAATCATCTTAACATTTATCATATCAACCCAGTCGTTCCGTGTTGACAGTATCGCCCTTGAAGTGATGTAGGTGGAATCAGACATATTTTCGTTGAGATTTGGGAAAGCAAAGTCTATTAGGTTGTCAAGATCGTTGTCACTCCCACTGTAAGGCACACACACATCATCAGGAAGACGAATGTCGCCGTCACTATTTGTTTCCTCAGTTCCACCGCCTACGCGCAGCAAAAATTCCGCAAACCAAGGGTCGTTTTTTGCTCTCATGTTGCTAACAAGCTTTAAGTGGGACATGGACTCCCATAGGTAAGACATTCGTAGCGATGACGCGACCACTTGAGCCCTTGACCCTTTACGAACAACAGGCAAGACCTGTCTGAAATCTCCACCGAAGACAATGGTTTTACCACCAAATGGTAGTGCAGGGCGACCCATTATATCGCGCATGCTATTGTCCAGTGCCTCCACGGCTTGTCTCTTAGTCATAGAAGCCTCGTCCCAGATAATGAGAGATGCTTTCCGTAGCAACTCTGCTGTTCCACTCTGCTTCGTGAAGCTACATACAGCGCCATCGTCAATAGTGagtggtatcttgaagcgtgaatgggcGGTTCTTCCTCCAGGCATTATGGAAGCCGCAACGCCAGATGTAGCTATTGCCACTGCAATCTTTCCCTGGTTGCGTAGCGTCGCGAGCAGCACTCTGTATAGATAAGTCTTCCCGGTGCCACcaggtccatccacaaagaaTAATCCGCCCTGATCGGTGTCAACGGCAGACATAATCTTATCATAGGCGGCCCTCTGTTCCTCGTTAAGAGAGTCTTTAAGAGACACATCTTCCACTGTCGGTTGGATACTTTCCTCCTCGTAAACCTCTCGAGCAGTACCAATAGCATCGTCATACGCGTCGATCATAGGAGGtagagggaatgtctttatgtcctTTCCCATTGACTGCAGCATGTTCCTAATGTCAATCAATACCATCTGCTCAACATGAGTTTTGTTCTGACTCTTGTGTTGATAGTCCTCGGACATAGAATCTTTGTGTTTCTGCCAGAGTACAGCCACATCGCTTGGCTCACAGTAAACCAGTATTGTGGCAAAAAGCCGTCGCAGCGACGATGGCATCTGGAAAAGAGCACGTTCAGTGAGACACTCATCCAGTGTGTTGTCCGACTCAAGTAGTCCCCTTCTCTCTGTTGCCTCACGAAAGGTCGGTAGGGTGACACCATCAACTGTCCTTAGATCCACATAGGAGGCGGCGCCAGTAACATGGTTTAGGAGAACACGAAGATAGTAGCGCTCCCCCTCAGCCGGATGAGCAGAGACTATCCTACCGACTTGTCCACCTGTATCTCGTTTCCTCCGTTGCCATACTTTTCCCTTACCACTCTGccaagtgtaccactcagggAAGTCACGATATAGGATGCCACGAGCCTCCTCGTGTAGCCTATTCTCCTCAAAATATGATGTGAGCATCGACCTATCAACACCTGGACGGTTGACGACTCGCTCGACCATTTGCCGCTCGTGAAACGccaccatgtgcatgtttggaagatggagttgaagctgcaTAACAGGTGGAGATATCTGACTAAGCTCAAAGCCGTATATCCTCCACAAGGCTTCCGGAGGAGTCACCCACCTTGCATCTCtatactgcttgatctcatcaacatcatcatctgccttgctcgcatatctcataacaacagacgcacgatcatggcctttgtatatgtatttgaacaggtatttaacagccttgatgctcccacATGCCTCGACATTGATGTGGCAGTTGAAGAGACGAAGGAGGTATGGGTTATaagggacaacccatctattgtccaGTTCGCACCCTCGGACCTTTTCTTTACGGTCATCGTCACGACGTCTATAAATAGGGTACGAATCCTTCCCTTGCAAGGTTGTGTCACTGAAAGACCGAGGGTAATGATTCTTGCACGATTtacgacccttagtgcatgggcagttagggtttagcgacccacacgggccatgcatcatatgcttgataaccatctttcgtAGTTTAGGGTACTTGTTGCTTGGGATCTCGGCTGGGATCAAAAGGTCGTATTGCTCAGGACATGTGAGCTTGTACTTCCTCTGCATTATGAGTAGAAAATGGGCATGCGGCAAACCCCGCTTCTGAAACTCCACGACATAGACGTAGGCTCGGACCTTACCAAGAATATCCTGTTTAGTCAGCCGATGCTTTAACTCTTGTAGCTTCGCATGAaagacacgcactacaagatcCGGACGATCTTGCGATGTCTGTCCAGGGAGAAGCTCCCTCCTTATCTCATCCCAGTTAgggttacatgtcatggtaagaaaTATGTTCACATTTTTTTTATATACTGATTTTACAACACTCTCAGATAGGGCTGTGGTTAGAATGTTTCAAGAGAATTAAACAAAGGGATATGGTTTAGTCAGTAAATAAACTGAAAGCTTAAAGAACAGATAGGGGTGATCAGGATTACCTACAGATTTGGAGACTGTTTGCACAAAATATTACGGGAATTCAAATTTTCGCACAAAATATTTAATTATCATTTGCACGGTCAAAAACTTCACAAAATATCTCTTATTAAACCCATGTCATAGGTATTACAAACAAGATTCATAGGCATACAAGTTTGCCTCTTGTTGCGTTTGGTTGCTCAATAACAGTACGACACGTATTCTATCAAATCTCTCTACGCCTAAACATAGTCCCAATTATTGCTCTTTGCGAATTTGTAGAATCTATCTACGCCTTTCTTCTTCAAGAAATGTAACAGCAAACTGACGGTTGTTCAGCGCCACCAAAGCTTTTTGGATTGCTGCAATGAATGCCACAATTAATCACATCTACACGTAGTTCATGATATAATGAAAACAATCACGATTTAATGTaactatttttttagaatatACTTACGTCGAAAATGATGGGTGTTGTGATGGAACGGATTGAAGTGTATTGCGGTATGATCCGAAGACTCGAGGCACTCTAGAATTACACATTTAAATCTCCGTTACGAATCATTATAAAGCAAAACCTAGTGACAGATGTTTTGAAAGACGTAAAGACATGATGTACCTTGTCTTCTGAACCGTCTAAACATATTCCCAATTATTATGCCATAATCCACCTTAGCCAACGCCCAGCGGAGTGCATTTTTGTTTAGTAGGTCACCCCAAACTTTAATGATATGTAAATATCCCCTACGACATTAATTTTGGTAAGAATAGGTTAGTAATATTTAGACTTGGATATATAACTCGACAATTAACAGAATATACCTAGCATCCATTATAACAATCTTTCTGAAAGGGCCCCACATTGTGCGATGTATTGTATCCAAGTGGACTACAACAGCCATAATGTCTACAAAAATAACAGTTTATAAATGGATTAATACTAAATTTTGTGTAAACGATATATTAATAATATTAAGAGTTCGATATATTCTTACCGACTAAAGTCCTGTTTGGCAACTCGGCAATATCAGCAAGGTTCAATAGTATTTGTTTTGGGAATGGCGCCATCTGAATTGGAACAGTGTATGGCTCCACGATAGTTTGTTGGTCAAGACACAATTCCATGGGACCATTTAGATGACGAAAATTAAATTCACCCGGATGAAGACTGAACTTCACATTATGCATCTTGTAAACATGCTTTTCATGGAGCAAATTGTCGAAATGTTTGACTGTCTCATACATATATGTTATGGCCTCGATCTTGGCTCCCTAATAGTATTTCAGTAGGAGATGAGGCCATGGTATGAATATCGTGTAACTTTGAAAATGAAACTTAAAGAATTGTTGGCTTACATTGATGTCAGACAAAACGAAATGTTGTCTATCACGAAAACGTGGTTCAATCGGGAATTTAACTTCGACCCGAGCGACAATACTGTATTTCCGCGGAAGCCCATAAAAATCTTCATCACGGTAGTCGTCGAACAATCTGAAGCTATATTAAACATACGACTAAATAATGGTCATAACTTTGATAGACAAATTTTGTGTAAATATATTTATAATAACTTACATAGGCATCCGTTTTAGGCGGTCAGCTGCGGCTCTTTCACGGTTCAATACGACCGGTTCCATCAAAACCTTGTAGCCTTTAACAtaatttaaaatttaaaattaAATGGAACACATGTCATACTTTCGCGGATCAATATTATATTGTTGTCTAATGGTTCATGAAAATATATATCATGCCTCGACAGTTGAGAATCAAAATTTAATTCAAACAAATAGTTCACTGAATATTGTGAGTATGGATGAAGCCTCTACAGGTGAGAATCAAAACTTAATTCAAACAAATAGTTCTCTTAATTCAAACAATTTGTGCAGGTTGTGCTTGTTACTAAAGTCTGCTACACATTAGATTTTGCAGACAGAGGTCTCTTTCAATTATCAGCTACCTGGGTGCATTCTTCAATGCTAGATGTTTGATAACATGTTCGTGGTGTACGGGTCTTTCGGTACAAGTATTTTATTTTAAAGGAGGGAGAGCAAGGATAtatagctgttggggacttgttctcaaatgctaagagttaagaacaaggcaacataaaaagtgttaagtgttaaagtccttcgtccttcgaagcattatgtcccttcgggaaataatgagtttcggacgaaggtcataagagacataccttcgtaaacataacaagtaatgacgaaggattcatataaagcatgaaatataatataagcatcatcatagaatcatttctattttattaacatggaaaaatagaaatgatttcaaattacaaatgtaccttcggtcctgagagaagataaaaagtacaagcgtgacgcaaaagcaaatgccaagtcagcgtgaacagtacgggagtactgttcatctatttatagacgcgggacgcagcccacgtaaaattacatttatgtccattacatttgtcaatgacttatggaaatctgacaaggtccacgtagtcttttcatctttaagtcggttcccctctctgctatcgcgacgaagcttccctgcgcacagcttcggctgtgcaccatccttcgtggagcttggtaatcagcccgtccttcgtctggttcaggcttcgtcctgaccgcactttatgttcgtaattctgagtccgaaggtacctgttcacataatccacttggaaaacattgtcaaatcatgtttttgaggaccttcggaggacgaaggcccccaacagtagcccctcgcaatattaatttgtttgaaataataaattcagattgcgatatgaacgaaggctttatgccgaaggtccgaaaaaacaccttccctttgctagaatagcaacattcaatgacaagtggggtctttcaactttcaacgcatcaagcgtataaatacggccataccgcaaacttattttgcacgctttctggccaaccactcttgctcactcattttttagctcttgtgcactgtgatctgctaagcttttagctttgaagcttcggctttgaaaacagttttttagtgtttccgaagatgtctgaagctgctaagaaggctgctactgaaatgaagctgagtcttgatgaagagaagaacttagggtttcttatagcaatgtcgaagaccaacacagaaaagatcaccagggaaattctggaagggctgtctgaagatactggtgacagtgaaagttatgatgtggacagcggtggcgaagactccgaagatcgcccctggcgaccaagccattcagtttatggtaaatcaattatcaaagagaatcatcttgttaatatgagaggaaggtatttccgggatctgtccattgtgagggcggacgaaggggaaaagacttgtccacaccctgaagaaaatgaagttgtggtgtaccgaagctttttgaaagccggattgcgattccccttgagcagcttcgtcgtggaggtgttgaaaatcttcgaagtctatcttcatcaacttactccagaggctattataaggctaaatatcttcgtgtgggccacgagaagccaaggtctgaagcctgacgcaagaagcttctgtaatatacatgaattattatatgaaacaaagccttggggcaaagaacagtaccacaataactttggctgctacagtttcgtctctcgctccggggcaagctgtcccgtaccaacctttcggaagagatggcccggggattggatgacagaatggttttatgtgaagaatgacctatcagcacgagaagacatcaaaggtataattatgcgtcctatttggcaaagcttcggccttcggaggccgaaggtggaaatgaatgaagctgccgaagaatgccagagggccttcggcgtcatctgctcttttattggaacaagagatttagtacaagaacatattgccttccgggtgtggccgcttgcggagaaatgggaaatgcctcaagaaaccacaaaagagaccgacgaaggtgggcttgtgagactgaagtacaccttcaagtttggagataaatttactgagccagatgacgactggctaaagagtattgaaaatttaagtgacgaattacttggtgcttattcgaaggccgaagataccgcgatgtcagcagccttcggaggccgaaaaaagaagaggctgaatcgggtatttgatgcaattgggtttgtttaccctgactattgctaccccatccgaaggcagaaaagaaagaacataacctctgcaaaagaagaagctggaactgctcctagcgagccagagcctgaaagaaagaaaataaaaatcctcactcaccggccgcgttatatcgaaccagcttcggtgccggagtttaccgaaaaatcttcttcggttaccgaagctgaaaagccaatcagaccagtcacgccacctgcagctgcagggatgaccgaaacggcgaaaaagatagaactagaagaaccaaaggtttcgctgccagaaaccaaagaaatggTCGAAGCactatccacagaaaaaattgcagaagtggaaaaaccaactgaagaaaaagtaccagaaattgtgagtcctgcagcaaatgttgagacaacaaaaaatcaaaaagcgccagcaatgactccaaaaagaagaagaatggcgaatgtgctagatgtactagaaacaattaagacttcaagcacacctccgaagaaggctgctgttacttttgaaacaacagctgaaatttctggttctgcagctccagagcaagaaattgaagccgaagctgggccctcagagtccacaaaggcaaaaaccttggaaagtgaggcagaaaaaataacaaagccaacttttgctgaaggaactggtgttgttacccccgaagcatcccccaaaattcgtgattatatttttcgtcatgcttcggggaaaaaattatcagaaaaagaagaacaagaggcccaacattatgcccaaaagttgaaatatccaaagggggcgttgatatttaatggcagtggagaagaagatttcttgtattgcctccccgacagcaaggaaatttctgtctgtcgggagataagcagaagcttcggattcccaactttagaagacggactttcggtgctgtcaaagaacgatctggctgacagcctagcttacaacagtttaaaggtgcgacaaatgaaattcttatatttttgttgagttcaagatttttcgtttgtttaaaactattaacacagacatattcctgtctgcagggcctgatactcagcaatgccctcagagcacagaaagatgctgaggacgaaggatgtactatagccctgagcaaccttcgttccgaagtaattgaactgaggaacgaaggtctcgaaaaagacaaaatattgcattccttaataaataaaataaaagaagacgaagctattttcaaaggtcaggccgaagctcagaagtgtgaaattgaaaaccttcgtaaacaattagccagagctaaagaggaatgcatacttgaagaaacaaggcgagaactcagcgaccaatgggcaaatcatttagaagaaactgttaaagagcttcggtcagccaagaagaaatgcttcgacaaatctatagagtgtgtcaagaaaataaaaactagcttcgccagcgttggcgcattttcgcaagaagaaaactttataagaggtaaccccgaaggtcccctggaatggatcaatcatgaggcggaggcctttgaagaaattttaaatagtcgcggagacatctgcgctttttctggtgccagagggattgccactattttggaggggaaaggatgtgaacatgtaaagattttatcgcagtccgaagccaccttgtccactgaagatataaaagatccttcagccgaagctagcgcggttgggggaaaatttttcaccgacatctgggacaacggtggtagagaaatggcccaagaaatcattcagaaaagcgagaaagggattcatgaggctagaaaagtagccgaggctgctgagaaaaacgcagagcccgaagggcaaataggtactaacgaatagttttcattgcattataacttttaattttatagttcgttcgcgatctgtaataatgatgtaatagtatcccgtcctcactcagatcctactaaagcatcttcgggccctcagcctaaagatgacgacgaaattaaaaagatggccgaagctatcatggatcaggttgtcgatcgactgctgaacgaagctgcagagatagtacttagggaagactaagtgctattgcaaaaaacatttgatatatgatttgtgtaatattttgtaatcctgtatgtaatatacttgttttatgattcaattctttacgatgcatgaaactttaaacacgtaccatttttgagtcttcgacgaaaaaacaccttcccttcttttcatgcttcgtgaagaagaatttatcatttatcacgacaatatccatagtgttctgataagaaatatccaagcttc from Zea mays cultivar B73 chromosome 6, Zm-B73-REFERENCE-NAM-5.0, whole genome shotgun sequence harbors:
- the LOC118472323 gene encoding ATP-dependent DNA helicase PIF1-like is translated as MVLIDIRNMLQSMGKDIKTFPLPPMIDAYDDAIGTAREVYEEESIQPTVEDVSLKDSLNEEQRAAYDKIMSAVDTDQGGLFFVDGPGGTGKTYLYRVLLATLRNQGKIAVAIATSGVAASIMPGGRTAHSRFKIPLTIDDGAVCSFTKQSGTAELLRKASLIIWDEASMTKRQAVEALDNSMRDIMGRPALPFGGKTIVFGGDFRQVLPVVRKGSRAQVVASSLRMSYLWESMSHLKLVSNMRAKNDPWFAEFLLRVGGGTEETNSDGDIRLPDDVCVPYSGSDNDLDNLIDFAFPNLNENMSDSTYITSRAILSTRNDWVDMINVKMIDRFQGEHMVYHSFDSAMDDPHNYYPPEFLNTLTPNGLPPHVLKLKIGCPVILLRNIDPANGLCNGTRLVVRGFQRNSIDAEIVLGQHVGKRIFLPRIPLCPSDEEMFPFQFKRKQFPVRLSFAMTVNKAQGQTIPNVGVYLPEPVFSHGQLYVALSRATARSNIKILVIPAVDGRKKSRKGVKKTPTVDCGTYTKNIVYKEVLTN
- the LOC103630709 gene encoding uncharacterized protein is translated as MEPVVLNRERAAADRLKRMPIFRLFDDYRDEDFYGLPRKYSIVARVEVKFPIEPRFRDRQHFVLSDINGAKIEAITYMYETVKHFDNLLHEKHVYKMHNVKFSLHPGEFNFRHLNGPMELCLDQQTIVEPYTVPIQMAPFPKQILLNLADIAELPNRTLVDIMAVVVHLDTIHRTMWGPFRKIVIMDARGYLHIIKVWGDLLNKNALRWALAKVDYGIIIGNMFRRFRRQECLESSDHTAIHFNPFHHNTHHFRPIQKALVALNNRQFAVTFLEEERRR